A window of the Gossypium arboreum isolate Shixiya-1 chromosome 2, ASM2569848v2, whole genome shotgun sequence genome harbors these coding sequences:
- the LOC108462391 gene encoding guanylate kinase 2-like isoform X1: MGEAPAFFVDNLQNGFSTGFGLKSKGFETFTDVGDKTFVIGGANCDSASSVGIQIYDKSTGKWVIPTVLGTKPKTCKGHSAILLNEDRIMISIRGSTPDDCIWFLEVDTEYVKEQKKDFGTEVVAWSKGVTGEAEKPVVISGPSGVGKGTLINMLMKEFPSMFGFSVSHTTRAPRGMEKNGVHYHFTERNVMENDIKHGKFLEFASVHGNLYGTSIEAIEAVADSGKRCILDIDVQGARSVRANYLDAVFIFICPPSMRELEERLRARGTETEEQILKRLRNAEAEIEQGKSSGIFDYILYNDNLEECYENLMELLGLGGSAPINQKPSSKVIDPPSNHSVSKINNKMVINCETKEVGNEAKNLIILDVLSLKGGAPGRTRGLNIHAIDLFSDGLNGIHELS, translated from the exons ATG GGAGAAGCCCCAGCATTCTTTGTTGATAATCTACAAAATGGATTTTCAACCGGATTTGGCTTAAAATCCAAAGGCTTTGAGACCTTCACCGACGTTGGTGACAAAACA TTTGTAATTGGTGGGGCAAACTGTGATTCCGCATCATCTGTTGGAATTCAGATTTATGACAAATCTACTGGGAAATG GGTGATTCCTACAGTCCTGGGAACAAAACCGAAGACATGTAAGGGCCATTCTGCCATTCTTTTAAATGAAGATCGTATAATGATTAGCATTCGGGGTTCCACCCCGGATGATTGCATTTGGTTTCTTGag GTGGACACTGAATATGTTAAGGAACAAAAGAAAGATTTTGGGACTGAAGTTGTTGCCTGGAGTAAAGGTGTGACTGGCGAGGCAGAAAAGCCGGTTGTTATTAGCGGTCCATCTGGTGTTGGTAAGGGGACATTAATAAACATGCTTATGAAGGAATTCCCGTCCATGTTTGGGTTTTCTGTCAGCCATACAACTCGTGCACCAAGGGGCATGGAGAAGAATGGAGTTCATTACCATTTTACCGAGCGAAATGTAATGGAGAATGatataaaacatgggaaattCCTCGAGTTTGCTTCTGTTCATGGGAATTTATATGGAACCAGTATTGAAGCAATCGAGGCAGTAGCAGACTCTGGAAAG agGTGCATTCTTGACATTGATGTTCAAGGAGCAAGGTCCGTGAGGGCAAATTATCTTGATGCCGTTTTTATTTTTATCTGTCCGCCATCGATGAGGGAGCTTGAAGAACGGCTCCGTGCAAG GGGGACTGAGACAGAGGAGCAAATCCTAAAGCGCCTCCGGAATGCTGAGGCAGAAATTGAGCAAGGGAAATCCTCGGGCATCTttgattatatattatataatgatAATCTTGAGGAGTGTTATGAGAATCTTATG GAACTCCTAGGGCTAGGTGGAAGTGCACCAATTAATCAGAAACCAT CATCGAAAGTGATTGATCCGCCTTCGAACCATTCAGTGTCAAAAATCAACAATAAGATGGTCATTAATTGTGAGACGAAAGAAGTGGGAAACGAGGCGAAGAACTT GATCATACTGGATGTGTTGTCGCTTAAAGGTGGGGCGCCTGGGCGGACAAGAGGACTAAATATCCACGCCATTGATTTATTTTCAGATGGCTTAAACGGGATCCATGAACTGAGCTAA
- the LOC108462391 gene encoding guanylate kinase 2-like isoform X2 encodes MGEAPAFFVDNLQNGFSTGFGLKSKGFETFTDVGDKTFVIGGANCDSASSVGIQIYDKSTGKWVIPTVLGTKPKTCKGHSAILLNEDRIMISIRGSTPDDCIWFLEVDTEYVKEQKKDFGTEVVAWSKGVTGEAEKPVVISGPSGVGKGTLINMLMKEFPSMFGFSVSHTTRAPRGMEKNGVHYHFTERNVMENDIKHGKFLEFASVHGNLYGTSIEAIEAVADSGKRCILDIDVQGARSVRANYLDAVFIFICPPSMRELEERLRARGTETEEQILKRLRNAEAEIEQGKSSGIFDYILYNDNLEECYENLMELLGLGGSAPINQKPLSKINNKMVINCETKEVGNEAKNLIILDVLSLKGGAPGRTRGLNIHAIDLFSDGLNGIHELS; translated from the exons ATG GGAGAAGCCCCAGCATTCTTTGTTGATAATCTACAAAATGGATTTTCAACCGGATTTGGCTTAAAATCCAAAGGCTTTGAGACCTTCACCGACGTTGGTGACAAAACA TTTGTAATTGGTGGGGCAAACTGTGATTCCGCATCATCTGTTGGAATTCAGATTTATGACAAATCTACTGGGAAATG GGTGATTCCTACAGTCCTGGGAACAAAACCGAAGACATGTAAGGGCCATTCTGCCATTCTTTTAAATGAAGATCGTATAATGATTAGCATTCGGGGTTCCACCCCGGATGATTGCATTTGGTTTCTTGag GTGGACACTGAATATGTTAAGGAACAAAAGAAAGATTTTGGGACTGAAGTTGTTGCCTGGAGTAAAGGTGTGACTGGCGAGGCAGAAAAGCCGGTTGTTATTAGCGGTCCATCTGGTGTTGGTAAGGGGACATTAATAAACATGCTTATGAAGGAATTCCCGTCCATGTTTGGGTTTTCTGTCAGCCATACAACTCGTGCACCAAGGGGCATGGAGAAGAATGGAGTTCATTACCATTTTACCGAGCGAAATGTAATGGAGAATGatataaaacatgggaaattCCTCGAGTTTGCTTCTGTTCATGGGAATTTATATGGAACCAGTATTGAAGCAATCGAGGCAGTAGCAGACTCTGGAAAG agGTGCATTCTTGACATTGATGTTCAAGGAGCAAGGTCCGTGAGGGCAAATTATCTTGATGCCGTTTTTATTTTTATCTGTCCGCCATCGATGAGGGAGCTTGAAGAACGGCTCCGTGCAAG GGGGACTGAGACAGAGGAGCAAATCCTAAAGCGCCTCCGGAATGCTGAGGCAGAAATTGAGCAAGGGAAATCCTCGGGCATCTttgattatatattatataatgatAATCTTGAGGAGTGTTATGAGAATCTTATG GAACTCCTAGGGCTAGGTGGAAGTGCACCAATTAATCAGAAACCAT TGTCAAAAATCAACAATAAGATGGTCATTAATTGTGAGACGAAAGAAGTGGGAAACGAGGCGAAGAACTT GATCATACTGGATGTGTTGTCGCTTAAAGGTGGGGCGCCTGGGCGGACAAGAGGACTAAATATCCACGCCATTGATTTATTTTCAGATGGCTTAAACGGGATCCATGAACTGAGCTAA
- the LOC108462391 gene encoding guanylate kinase 2-like isoform X3: MGEAPAFFVDNLQNGFSTGFGLKSKGFETFTDVGDKTFVIGGANCDSASSVGIQIYDKSTGKWVIPTVLGTKPKTCKGHSAILLNEDRIMISIRGSTPDDCIWFLEVDTEYVKEQKKDFGTEVVAWSKGVTGEAEKPVVISGPSGVGKGTLINMLMKEFPSMFGFSVSHTTRAPRGMEKNGVHYHFTERNVMENDIKHGKFLEFASVHGNLYGTSIEAIEAVADSGKRCILDIDVQGARSVRANYLDAVFIFICPPSMRELEERLRARGTETEEQILKRLRNAEAEIEQGKSSGIFDYILYNDNLEECYENLMELLGLGGSAPINQKPSSKVIDPPSNHSVSKINNKMVINCETKEVGNEAKNFGFMQDHTGCVVA, from the exons ATG GGAGAAGCCCCAGCATTCTTTGTTGATAATCTACAAAATGGATTTTCAACCGGATTTGGCTTAAAATCCAAAGGCTTTGAGACCTTCACCGACGTTGGTGACAAAACA TTTGTAATTGGTGGGGCAAACTGTGATTCCGCATCATCTGTTGGAATTCAGATTTATGACAAATCTACTGGGAAATG GGTGATTCCTACAGTCCTGGGAACAAAACCGAAGACATGTAAGGGCCATTCTGCCATTCTTTTAAATGAAGATCGTATAATGATTAGCATTCGGGGTTCCACCCCGGATGATTGCATTTGGTTTCTTGag GTGGACACTGAATATGTTAAGGAACAAAAGAAAGATTTTGGGACTGAAGTTGTTGCCTGGAGTAAAGGTGTGACTGGCGAGGCAGAAAAGCCGGTTGTTATTAGCGGTCCATCTGGTGTTGGTAAGGGGACATTAATAAACATGCTTATGAAGGAATTCCCGTCCATGTTTGGGTTTTCTGTCAGCCATACAACTCGTGCACCAAGGGGCATGGAGAAGAATGGAGTTCATTACCATTTTACCGAGCGAAATGTAATGGAGAATGatataaaacatgggaaattCCTCGAGTTTGCTTCTGTTCATGGGAATTTATATGGAACCAGTATTGAAGCAATCGAGGCAGTAGCAGACTCTGGAAAG agGTGCATTCTTGACATTGATGTTCAAGGAGCAAGGTCCGTGAGGGCAAATTATCTTGATGCCGTTTTTATTTTTATCTGTCCGCCATCGATGAGGGAGCTTGAAGAACGGCTCCGTGCAAG GGGGACTGAGACAGAGGAGCAAATCCTAAAGCGCCTCCGGAATGCTGAGGCAGAAATTGAGCAAGGGAAATCCTCGGGCATCTttgattatatattatataatgatAATCTTGAGGAGTGTTATGAGAATCTTATG GAACTCCTAGGGCTAGGTGGAAGTGCACCAATTAATCAGAAACCAT CATCGAAAGTGATTGATCCGCCTTCGAACCATTCAGTGTCAAAAATCAACAATAAGATGGTCATTAATTGTGAGACGAAAGAAGTGGGAAACGAGGCGAAGAACTT TGGTTTTATGCAGGATCATACTGGATGTGTTGTCGCTTAA